In the genome of Triticum urartu cultivar G1812 chromosome 5, Tu2.1, whole genome shotgun sequence, one region contains:
- the LOC125555752 gene encoding uncharacterized protein LOC125555752, whose translation MTTAMRLLTYGYAADAADEYCRSGESTNLASCKKFVIAICEISGDQYLRSPNEENTARLLAIGEQRGFPGILGSIDCMHWTWKNCPKKWHGMFKGHVNKPTMILEAVASKDLWIWHAFFGLPGSLNDINVLQRSPVFAKLSEGEAPKVNYTINGHPYTMGYYLADGIYPPWATFVKTIPAPEGRKKKRFAKRQEGARKDVERAFGVLQSRFSIVRGPAKGWKRKEIGDLMKACIIMNNMIVEDERDSGPHDYIYDSMGVKVTPSHTHAEKLSVFIQMHQRITNRAFHSQLQDDLVEHIWQKFGDK comes from the coding sequence ATGACAACGGCAATGCGACTGCTAACTTACGGATATGCGGCTGATGCCGCGGATGAGTATTGTCGGTCTGGAGAATCTACAAATCTAGCATCTTGCAAAAAGTTTGTGATAGCTATTTGTGAAATATCTGGGGACCAGTATTTGAGATCTCCAAATGAAGAAAATACTGCTAGATTGCTTGCAATAGGGGAGCAAAGAGGTTTTCCTGGTATATTAGGGTCTatagattgcatgcattggaCTTGGAAAAATTGTCCTAAAAAATGGCATGGCATGTTTAAAGGTCATGTGAACAAGCCAACAATGATTCTGGAGGCAGTTGCTTCAAAGGATCTTTGGATTTGGCATGCATTCTTTGGTTTACCAGGGTCTCTCAATGACATAAATGTGCTTCAACGTTCACCTGTGTTTGCAAAGCTATCTGAAGGTGAAGCTCCAAAAGTGAATTATACCATCAATGGTCATCCGTACACAATGGGGTATTACCTTGCAGATGGTATATATCCACCATGGGCAACATTTGTGAAGACCATACCAGCTCCAGAAGGCAGAAAGAAGAAACGTTTTGCCAAAAGACAAGAGGGGGCCAGAAAGGATGTGGAGAGAGCATTTGGAGTTCTGCAATCCCGTTTTTCCATTGTTCGAGGACCAGCAAAAGGTTGGAAACGTAAAGAAATTGGTGATCTCATGAAAGCTTGCATCATAATGAACAATATGATAGTCGAAGATGAGCGAGACAGCGGTCCACATGACTACATCTATGACTCTATGGGAGTAAAGGTGACCCCATCTCATACTCATGCGGAAAAACTGAGTGTGTTTATTCAAATGCATCAACGGATCACAAACAGAGCATTTCACTCTCAGCTCCAAGATGATCTAGTTGAGCACATCTGGCAAAAGTTTGGAGACAAATGA